The following proteins are encoded in a genomic region of Cataglyphis hispanica isolate Lineage 1 chromosome 1, ULB_Chis1_1.0, whole genome shotgun sequence:
- the LOC126850155 gene encoding uncharacterized protein LOC126850155 — MLRQKILLFSIYLLAFSASLVLTLPPGASSWTSFVSKPVYSRALGPPIGMDTISVPYAPKSPFFPKFVDPKTLISKKTDMLSNLFGGLGPVAYNVADTKPISYGASGLPLDNTDSTNALFNKRDIIQGGKEDAIDNSGIHKRGIFGPFASKFGPMGPKFGSVTSFSSPEIMSDLSNTPFSFKRRSIETPTSAGDINSIPSSYPKDPQIVENTSTTKTAASDKPKEYLPGIFGPFGPGGPFGSGGPFGPGGPFGPSSSVGPSDSFGSVMDPSTFTAKKSAFLDTLFKNLATSTPATTTEIPTPKSTIVPASFWLPSSVIPSPTEYTQKVSDFLDKLFDSIKLNTTAEEADDSSKSNYMRSLKSDDVLSNKYARSLDDASSIAAAKDAVVDIILSELGNLKSDMIATLNDLIAYEKTAAATAATAKKPFKPFSGIFPFAKPTVDPTLPFQQRMAVLSQVFDMLTDLQKNITAVAKSATNASISDSSEELPRIPLTDNASPINNTLLTAILKKISIIEPVTTASYPASPVKENPIMSRALPQEPTSFWVSYPENSASAVKRQVDDDLQSYLEYENDNNRHNPRQYTRGVKMQMHQGYQSLPAGSVESVQAGGGSTPGHQGGGIKLLEPNSYGNLNKWADWMQYDKNIYQDHRHHHNQH; from the exons ATGCTTCGAcagaaaatacttttattttccatcTACCTGTTGGCATTCTCTGCCAGTTTAGTTCTGACACTTCCACCCGGAGCGTCATCATGGACAAGCTTTGTATCCAAACCTg tttattcgCGAGCCCTTGGACCTCCGATAGGAATGGACACGATATCCGTGCCTTACGCACCGAAATCTCCATTCTTCCCGAAGTTTGTAGATCCGAAGACGTTAATCTCTAAGAAAACGGATATGCTAAGCAACTTGTTTGGTGGTTTAGGACCAGTGGCATATAATGTGGCAGATACCAAGCCGATATCGTATGGCGCGAGTGGACTCCCTTTAGATAACACTGATAGCacaaatgcattatttaataaacgagatATAATACAAGGTGGTAAAGAGGATGCGATTGACAATAGCGGTATACATAAACGCGGTATATTTGGTCCATTCGCTTCAAAGTTTGGTCCGATGGGTCCAAAATTCGGGTCCGTTACGTCATTCTCATCGCCAGAGATAATGTCCGATTTGAGCAACAcacccttttctttcaaaagaaGAAGCATAGAAACGCCTACTTCCGCAGGCGACATCAATTCCATTCCAAGCTCTTATCCAAAAGATCCACAAATAGTAGAAAATACATCGACAACAAAAACAGCCGCCAGTGATAAGCCAAAGGAATATTTGCCGGGAATATTCGGACCTTTTGGACCAGGTGGGCCTTTCGGATCAGGTGGGCCTTTCGGACCAGGTGGGCCTTTCGGACCAAGTAGCTCTGTCGGGCCAAGTGACTCTTTCGGATCAGTGATGGATCCGAGCACGTTCACTGCGAAGAAGTCAGCGTTCCTAGATACGCTCTTTAAAAATCTTGCCACTAGCACTCCAGCAACAACGACTGAAATACCCACCCCGAAGAGCACTATAGTACCAGCCAGCTTTTGGTTACCGTCTTCCGTAATTCCCAGCCCAACTGAATACACGCAAAAGGTGTCGGACTTTCTGGATAAGCTCTTTGACAGTATAAAGTTAAATACGACTGCAGAAGAAGCAGATGATAGttcaaaaagtaattatatgaGATCCCTTAAATCTGATGatgttttatcgaataaatatgCAAGATCTTTGGATGATGCATCGTCCATCGCGGCTGCTAAAGACGCAGTCGTTGATATTATACTATCGGAGCTTGGCAATCTAAAAAGCGATATGATAGCAACTCTGAATGATTTAATAGCATATGAAAAAACCGCGGCAGCCACCGCAGCTACGGCAAAAAAACCTTTTAAACCTTTCTCCGGTATATTTCCATTTGCGAAACCAACAGTAGATCCAACGCTTCCTTTTCAACAGAGAATGGCTGTGCTTAGTCAAGTATTCGATATGTTAACGGATCTGCAAAAAAACATTACCGCGGTTGCGAAGAGTGCGACTAACGCTAGTATTTCGGACAGTTCGGAGGAATTGCCAAGAATTCCATTAACTGACAACGCTTCACCGATTAACAACACTCTCTTAACTgctattctgaaaaaaatatctatcattGAGCCTGTAACTACGGCTTCTTATCCGGCAAGTCCTGTCAAAGAAAATCCTATAATGAGTAGAGCTCTGCCCCAAGAGCCAACATCTTTCTGGGTATCTTATCCGGAGAATTCGGCATCTGCTGTAAAACGACAAGTGGACGACGATTTGCAATCGTATTTGGAATATGAAAACGACAACAATCGGCATAATCCTAGACAATATACAAGAGGCGTAAAAATGCAGATGCATCAGGGATATCAGAGTCTACCCGCGGGCTCGGTTGAGTCTGTACAAGCCGGGGGAGGTTCTACACCGGGGCATCAAGGAGGAGGGATTAAGTTGCTG GAGCCTAACTCTTATGGAAATTTGAACAAATGGGCTGACTGGATGCAGTAtgacaagaatatatatcaagatcaTAGGCACCATCATAATCAACATTAA